Part of the Sphingomonadaceae bacterium OTU29LAMAA1 genome, TCCGCAAGCGCGGCCTCGATGCCTTGCGCGGCGCGCTCGGCGAAATCGTCGGCGGCGGCGGACGCAAGCCCGATGTCGGCGCGGGCACGCAGGACGATATCGTCCATCTGCAACGCCGCGCCCGCCAGATCGCCACCGCGGCGACCGTGTCCGAAACCGCCGGGCGCCGCTGGGCGCACATGCTCGATTCGGTCGCGTTGCACCCGGTGGCGGGGCCGCTGCTGCTCGTCACGATCCTGTTCGTGATGTTCCAGGCGGTGTTCACCTGGGCGAGCGTACCCGCCGATGCGATCGATGCCGGCTTCGGCTGGCTGCAGGATGCGATCAAGACCGCGATGCCCGACGGCTTCGTCCGGTCGCTGCTGACCGACGGGCTGATCGCCGGCGTCGGTGCGGTGATCGTGTTCCTGCCGCAGATCCTGATCCTGTTCCTCTTCATCCTGGTGCTCGAATCGTCGGGCTACATGGTTCGCGCGGCGTTCCTGATGGACCGGCTGATGGCGACCGTCGGCCTGTCCGGCCGCGCGTTCATTCCGTTGCTGTCGAGCTTCGCCTGCGCCGTCCCCGGCATCATGGCGACACGCACGATCGACGACGAGAAGGACCGGCTGACCACGATCCTGATCGCCCCGCTGATGACGTGCAGCGCGCGCTGGCCGGTCTACACGCTCATCATCGGCGCGATGATCCCCAACACCCAGCTGGCGCCGTTCGTACGGTTGCAGGGCGTGGTGATGTTCGGCCTGCTCGTGATCGGCATCGCCGGCGCGTACGTCGCCGCGCTGATCCTCCGCCGCACCGTCACCAAGGGTGCATCGTCGGGCTTCATGATGGAGATGCCGAAATACCAGGTCCCGCGCCTGCGCGACGTCCTGCTCGGCCTGTGGCAGCGCGCGGTGATCTTCCTCAAGCGCGCCGGCACGATCATCGCCGCGACGACGGTCGTGCTCTGGCTGCTGCTGAGCTTCCCCAAGCCGCCCGAGGGCAGCGGCATCAGCCCGGTCGATTATTCGGTCGGCGGCCGCATCGGCCACGGCATCGAATACGTAGTCAAGCCGATTGGCTTCAACCGCGACATCGCGCTCGCCCTGCTACCGGCGATGGCGGCGCGCGAGGTCGCGGTGTCGGCGATCGGCACCGTCTATGCCATTGACGATGCCGAGGGCAGCGGCGCGGACCGCATCACCGACCAGATCCGCGGCCGCTGGACGCTGCCGACCGCGCTCGCCTTCCTGATGTGGTTCGTCTTCGCGCCGCAGTGCATTTCGACCATCGCGGTGACCCGGCGTGAGACCAACGGGTGGAAGTGGCCGCTGTTCATGGTTGGCTATTTGTTCGCCGCCGCCTACATCATGGCCGGGATCACTTACTGGCTGGCCATCTTCGCCGGCCTCTAGACATTTTCGGGGCATTTCATGGCGGGCAGCGTCAACAAGGTCATTCTGGTCGGCAACCTGGGGCGCGACCCCGAATCGCGATCGTTCCAGAACGGCGGCAAGGTCGTCGAACTGCGCATCGCCACGTCCGAATCGTGGAAGGACAAGTCGAGCGGCGAGCGCAAGGAAAAGACCGAATGGCACACGGTGAAGGTCTTCAACGAAGGCCTTGCCAACGTCGCCGAACGCTTCCTGCGCAAGGGGTCGAAGGTCTATATCGAGGGCGCCCTCACCACCCGTAAGTGGCAGGACCAGCAGGGTCAGGACCGCTATTCGACCGAGGTGGTGTTGCAGGGCTTCAACAGCGTGCTGACGATGCTCGACGGCCCGAACGGCGGCCAGGGCGGCGGCGGTGGTGGCCGTGGCGGCGGCGACTTCGGTGGCGGCAGCGACGACTTCGGCGGCGGATCGTCGGGCGGCGGCTATGGCGGCGGCGGCGGCAGCCGCGGTGGCAGCGCGCCGTCGGGTGGTGCGCGCGGCGGCTTCGGTCAGGGCGGAGGCTTCGCCGACGATCTCGACGACGACGTGCCGTTCTGAACGTGTCGCGACCCTTCGACATGCTCGATCCCGATCTGCTGTGCAGCGGCGCGATCGCGGCGACCCCGTCGCCGGTCGCACGCGGCTGGCAGGTCGACGAGGCGGCGCGCACGGCCGCCCTGCAGACCTATAACCTCGAATCGCTGCGCAACAGTGCGGCGCTGAAGCGGATCACCGATTTCGCCGCGGCGCTTTGCGATACCCCGGTCGCGTTGATCAGCCTCGTCGAGGAAACGCGACAGACGTTCATTTCGCGGACCGGCATCGACGTGACGGAGACGTCGCGCGAGACGTCGTTCTGCGCGCATGCGATGCTGGAGGACCAGATCATGGTCGTCCCCGACGCGACGCGCGATCCCCGGTTCGTCGACAATGCGCTGGTCACCGGCGACATGAACATCCGCTTCTACGCCGGCGCGCCGCTGGTGTCGGAAGACGGCATTCCGCTCGGGTCGCTCTGCGTCATCGACACCGAACCGCGCGAAGGGCTTACCCCCCTGCAATTGCAGGGGCTGGCGACGCTGGCCGACAATGTCCTGGCGCGGCTGCGCGACAGTCGCGATGCAGCCGCGTGGCGCGCCGCCGAGCGCGACACCCGCCGCCTGCTGTCCGACAGCGAGGACCGGTTCCGTACGCTCGCCGACACCATGCCGCAGATGGTGTGGTCGACGCTGCCCGATGGCTATCACGATTATTACAACGCCCGCTGGTACGAATTTACCGGCACGCCGCTCGGATCGACCGATGGCGAAGGCTGGAACGACGTCTTCCATTCGGAGGATCAGGAGCGTGCCTGGAGCGTCTGGCGGCATTCGCTGACCACCGGCGACCCCTATCAGATCGAATATCGCCTGCGCCATTTCGACGGCACCTATCGCTGGGTGCTCGGCCGCGCGCTGCCGATCCGTGACGATGCCGGCACGATCACGCGCTGGTTCGGCACCTGCACCGACATCCACGAACAGAAACTGGCGCTGCACGAGCGCGAGGTGATCAGTCAGGAACTGTCGCACCGGATCAAGAACATCTTCTCGGTGATTTCCGGCCTGATCTCGTTCGCCGCGCGCAGCCGGCCGGACTTCGCCACCGTCGCGGCCGACCTGCGACTCCGCATCACCGCGCTCGGCCGTGCGCACGACTTCGTCCGCCCGCACAGCCCCAGTTCGCGTCCGTCAATGCAGCAGGACAGCCTGCACGGCCTGCTGGGCGAATTGTTCGAACCCTACCGCCGCAGCGATCGCCAGCCGATCGTCATCACCGGCGACGAGATCGCGATCGACGATCGCTCGGCAACGCCGCTCGCGCTGCTGTTTCACGAGCTCGCGACCAACGCGACCAAATATGGCGCTTTGTCGACCGAGGACGGCGTTATCGACCTGTCGATCCGGCGCTTCGACGACCATGTCGCGCTGTGCTGGGTCGAGCGCAACGGACCGGCCGTGGTCGTGCCCACCGGCCCGCAGGGGTTCGGCAGCCAGTTGATCGAATTGTCGGCCGTACGTCAGCTGGGCGGCACGGTGGACCGCGACTGGCGTGTCGATGGGCTGGTGGTAACTGTCACGGTGCCGCTGGCGGCGTTCAGCCGGGCCTGACGTCGCCGGCCGCGCCGGGTTTCGTCAGCTTCCGGTCGGGCGATAGACGACGATGTCGTCATTGGCCGGTGTCTCGCCGGCGCCCGTCGCCATCGCCGCCGCTGCCAGAATCGCGGCCTCGCTGAACGGCTTGCGGATGTAACCAAGGGCGCAGTCACCGTCGCAGTCGATTTGCGACGGATTGGCCGTGACGAACACCACTTTCACACCGAAATCGCGCGCCATGCGCTGTGCGATACCCGGACCGGTAGGGCCATCGCGAAGATTGACGTCG contains:
- a CDS encoding ferrous iron transporter B, giving the protein MHASPLVALVGNPNAGKSALFNALTGARQKVGNYPGVTVERHSGRLVMDDGRPIELIDLPGAYSLEPSSPDERVTRDVVTGTSSLERLPDALIVVVDAANLDNHLRFTLQLIALGLPVVVALNMVDLAERDGLTLDAAILERELGVPVIPTVAVRKRGLDALRGALGEIVGGGGRKPDVGAGTQDDIVHLQRRARQIATAATVSETAGRRWAHMLDSVALHPVAGPLLLVTILFVMFQAVFTWASVPADAIDAGFGWLQDAIKTAMPDGFVRSLLTDGLIAGVGAVIVFLPQILILFLFILVLESSGYMVRAAFLMDRLMATVGLSGRAFIPLLSSFACAVPGIMATRTIDDEKDRLTTILIAPLMTCSARWPVYTLIIGAMIPNTQLAPFVRLQGVVMFGLLVIGIAGAYVAALILRRTVTKGASSGFMMEMPKYQVPRLRDVLLGLWQRAVIFLKRAGTIIAATTVVLWLLLSFPKPPEGSGISPVDYSVGGRIGHGIEYVVKPIGFNRDIALALLPAMAAREVAVSAIGTVYAIDDAEGSGADRITDQIRGRWTLPTALAFLMWFVFAPQCISTIAVTRRETNGWKWPLFMVGYLFAAAYIMAGITYWLAIFAGL
- the ssb gene encoding single-stranded DNA-binding protein; amino-acid sequence: MAGSVNKVILVGNLGRDPESRSFQNGGKVVELRIATSESWKDKSSGERKEKTEWHTVKVFNEGLANVAERFLRKGSKVYIEGALTTRKWQDQQGQDRYSTEVVLQGFNSVLTMLDGPNGGQGGGGGGRGGGDFGGGSDDFGGGSSGGGYGGGGGSRGGSAPSGGARGGFGQGGGFADDLDDDVPF
- a CDS encoding PAS domain-containing protein, with amino-acid sequence MLDPDLLCSGAIAATPSPVARGWQVDEAARTAALQTYNLESLRNSAALKRITDFAAALCDTPVALISLVEETRQTFISRTGIDVTETSRETSFCAHAMLEDQIMVVPDATRDPRFVDNALVTGDMNIRFYAGAPLVSEDGIPLGSLCVIDTEPREGLTPLQLQGLATLADNVLARLRDSRDAAAWRAAERDTRRLLSDSEDRFRTLADTMPQMVWSTLPDGYHDYYNARWYEFTGTPLGSTDGEGWNDVFHSEDQERAWSVWRHSLTTGDPYQIEYRLRHFDGTYRWVLGRALPIRDDAGTITRWFGTCTDIHEQKLALHEREVISQELSHRIKNIFSVISGLISFAARSRPDFATVAADLRLRITALGRAHDFVRPHSPSSRPSMQQDSLHGLLGELFEPYRRSDRQPIVITGDEIAIDDRSATPLALLFHELATNATKYGALSTEDGVIDLSIRRFDDHVALCWVERNGPAVVVPTGPQGFGSQLIELSAVRQLGGTVDRDWRVDGLVVTVTVPLAAFSRA
- a CDS encoding response regulator; amino-acid sequence: MTKTALIVEDEIFVALDLERILIDAGYTVAAIAADSVSAIEAAPGCGFAFVDVNLRDGPTGPGIAQRMARDFGVKVVFVTANPSQIDCDGDCALGYIRKPFSEAAILAAAAMATGAGETPANDDIVVYRPTGS